From a single Budorcas taxicolor isolate Tak-1 chromosome X, Takin1.1, whole genome shotgun sequence genomic region:
- the AKAP14 gene encoding A-kinase anchor protein 14: MNVTKNVKFEKEANEDKASTSQAMATEDPQDITKIALTLAKDAITAAVKSAEEAENPVKNIDWITHGEFTEEKGRQQVEEFVLNWEYQDRWKHYTEFLRKEDVFHSFYYIYCVRWSIPTARRPIAQITASVYFTIKVNKNKPLDTPIDVSYVFEGHSLVHRPGVIRFREKWLRDIIEAKYVLMNPNIFQFNSMGIFQNILGDF; the protein is encoded by the exons atgaatgtgacCAAAAATGTCAAATTTGAGAAGGAAGCAAATGAGGATAAAGCTTCTACAAGCCAGGCGATGGCTACAGAAGACCCTCAAGACATAACAAAAATAGCTCTAACTTTAGCCAAGGATGCCATCACTGCTGCTGTCAAATCTGCAGAAG AAGCTGAAAACCCTGTCAAAAATATCGACTGGATCACCCATGgtgaattcacagaagaaaaggGCCGTCAACAAGTTGAGGAGTTTGTTTTG AACTGGGAGTATCAAGACCGCTGGAAGCACTACACAGAGTTTTTAAGGAAGGAAGATGTGTTTCACAGCTTCTACTACATCTACTGTGTACGGTGGAGCATCCCAACTGCTCGGAGACCCATAGCCCAAATCACTGCCAGTGTGTACTTCACCATCAaggtcaacaaaaacaaacctcTG GACACACCCATtgatgtctcttatgtctttgaGGGTCATTCATTAGTTCACAG ACCAGGAGTGATTCGCTTTCGAGAAAAATGGCTAAGGGACATTATTGAGGCCAAATATGTTTTAATGAATCCAAATATCTTCCAATTCAACAGTATGGGAATCTTCCAGAATATTTTAGGAGATTTCTAA
- the RNF113A gene encoding E3 ubiquitin-protein ligase RNF113A — MAEQLSPGKTTDQVCTFLFKKPGRKVAAGRRKRPVCNQESGDSSSSSDEGNAVVRPEKKRAVHNPMIQKTRGSGKQKVAYGDLSSEEEEENKSESLGVVYKSTRSAKPVGPEDMGATAVYELDTEKERDAQAIFERSQKIQEELRGKEDDKIYRGINNYQKYMKPKDTSMGNASSGMVRKGPIRAPEHLRATVRWDYQPDICKDYKETGFCGFGDSCKFLHDRSDYKHGWQIERELDEGRYGVYEDENYEVGSDEEEIPFKCFICRQTFQNPVVTKCRHYFCESCALQHFRTTPRCYVCDQQTNGVFNPAKELIAKLEKHRAAEGGGASDFPEDPDEDPVPIT; from the coding sequence ATGGCAGAGCAACTTTCCCCAGGAAAGACGACAGACCAGGTGTGCACCTTTCTTTTCAAAAAGCCTGGGCGAAAAGTGGCTGCAGGCCGCAGAAAGCGCCCAGTCTGCAACCAGGAGTCCggagacagcagcagcagcagtgacgaAGGGAACGCTGTGGTTCGCCCGGAAAAGAAGCGAGCGGTCCACAATCCGATGATACAGAAGACCCGTGGCAGTGGTAAACAGAAGGTGGCATACGGCGACCTGAgtagtgaggaggaggaggagaacaaATCCGAGAGTCTCGGCGTGGTCTATAAGTCCACTCGCTCGGCGAAACCCGTGGGGCCAGAAGATATGGGGGCGACTGCTGTCTACGAGCTAGACACAGAGAAGGAGCGTGACGCACAAGCCATCTTTGAGCGCAGCCAGAAGATCCAGGAAGAGCTGAGGGGCAAGGAAGATGACAAGATCTATCGGGGAATCAATAATTATCAAAAATACATGAAACCCAAGGATACGTCTATGGGCAATGCTTCCTCCGGAATGGTGAGGAAGGGCCCCATCCGAGCTCCCGAGCATCTGCGTGCCACCGTGCGCTGGGATTACCAGCCCGACATTTGTAAGGACTACAAGGAGACTGGCTTTTGCGGCTTCGGAGACAGCTGCAAATTCCTCCATGACCGTTCAGATTACAAGCACGGGTGGCAGATCGAACGCGAGCTTGATGAGGGTCGCTACGGTGTCTATGAGGATGAAAACTATGAAGTGGGAAGCGATGAGGAGGAAATACCATTCAAGTGTTTCATCTGTCGCCAGACCTTCCAAAACCCAGTTGTCACCAAGTGCAGGCATTATTTCTGCGAGAGCTGCGCGCTGCAGCATTTCCGCACCACCCCGCGCTGCTATGTCTGTGACCAGCAGACCAATGGCGTCTTCAATCCAGCGAAAGAATTGATTGCTAAACTGGAGAAGCACCGAGCTGCAGAAGGGGGTGGTGCTTCAGATTTCCCAGAAGACCCCGATGAGGATCCAGTTCCCATTACTTAA